A single window of Archangium gephyra DNA harbors:
- a CDS encoding SCO family protein: MYTPSSPLSVRAAMAALLLALCAGQQAYALPGGGKVPKSIIDAQSDTPPQVRGVDVEEHLGDLAPLEAQFTDASGKPVRLRDVLPRTRPVLLTLVYYNCPLLCNLVINEQIRTMRELGLELGKDYEAVTVSIDPKDTPAQSHERRRKHLQSMGLPETAPWHFLTGTEENIHQLADTVGFKYTYDTGTQQYVHPAVLMVLTPEGGISRYLYGTSFPAKDMKLALLEAAGGRVGTSFDRIVLTCFKYDTATRRYGFYIFGFLRIGALMVFSALATMLAYYWRRELKKGAAA, translated from the coding sequence ATGTACACCCCCTCCTCTCCCCTCTCTGTCCGCGCCGCGATGGCGGCCCTGCTCCTGGCGCTCTGCGCCGGGCAGCAGGCGTACGCCCTCCCCGGTGGCGGCAAGGTTCCCAAGAGCATCATCGACGCCCAGTCGGATACCCCGCCGCAGGTGCGCGGGGTGGACGTCGAGGAGCACCTCGGGGACCTGGCTCCTCTGGAAGCCCAGTTCACCGACGCCTCCGGCAAACCCGTGCGCCTGCGCGACGTGCTGCCGCGGACCCGGCCGGTGCTGCTCACGCTCGTCTATTACAACTGCCCCCTGCTCTGTAACCTCGTCATCAACGAGCAGATCCGCACCATGCGGGAGCTGGGGCTGGAGCTGGGCAAGGACTACGAGGCGGTGACGGTGAGCATCGACCCGAAGGACACCCCGGCGCAGAGCCACGAGCGGCGCCGCAAGCACCTTCAGTCCATGGGCCTGCCGGAGACGGCGCCCTGGCACTTCCTCACCGGTACCGAGGAGAACATCCACCAGCTCGCCGACACGGTGGGGTTCAAGTACACCTACGACACGGGCACCCAGCAGTACGTGCACCCGGCCGTGCTGATGGTGCTGACGCCCGAGGGGGGCATCTCGCGCTACCTGTACGGCACGTCCTTCCCGGCGAAGGACATGAAGCTGGCCCTGCTGGAGGCGGCCGGTGGCCGCGTGGGCACCAGCTTCGACCGCATCGTCCTCACCTGCTTCAAGTATGACACCGCCACCCGGCGGTACGGCTTCTACATCTTTGGATTCCTCCGGATAGGCGCGCTCATGGTCTTTAGCGCGCTCGCTACCATGCTCGCCTACTACTGGAGGCGTGAGCTGAAGAAAGGCGCAGCAGCATGA
- the coxB gene encoding cytochrome c oxidase subunit II, with amino-acid sequence MNELLNNILFLPEQASTFAERVDNLHYFVVTVTMLSSLVVGTAAVFFFFRYRRRKPNQTTEYVVPSVKTEFLFVSLPLFFFLTWFVIGFRDFVFVSTPPKDAMDVYVMGKQWMWKFSYPEGPNGVNVLHVPANRPVRLLITSRDVLHSFFVPAFRIKMDAIPGRYTQTWFEATKPGTYQILCTEYCGLSHSKMLGEVVVLSAEEWDAWVKEQRKGALQNRQDALADLSLEPHPARMAEQGQKAAAEVGCFKCHTVNGEPHIGPTFLGMYGRTETLDNGRNIRVDEAWITQSMMDPGAHLVAGYPNVMPTFQGKLTGPQTAAIVEYIKTLRTPDIRTGASQGPTYEPIQ; translated from the coding sequence ATGAACGAGTTGCTGAACAACATCCTGTTCCTCCCGGAGCAGGCGTCGACCTTCGCGGAGCGGGTGGACAACCTGCACTACTTCGTCGTCACCGTGACGATGCTGAGCTCGCTCGTGGTGGGCACGGCGGCGGTCTTCTTCTTCTTCCGCTACCGCCGCCGCAAGCCGAACCAGACGACGGAGTACGTCGTCCCGTCGGTGAAGACGGAGTTCCTCTTCGTCTCGCTGCCGCTCTTCTTCTTCCTCACCTGGTTCGTCATCGGCTTCCGGGACTTCGTCTTCGTCTCCACTCCGCCCAAGGACGCCATGGACGTCTACGTCATGGGCAAGCAGTGGATGTGGAAGTTCTCCTACCCGGAGGGCCCCAACGGCGTGAACGTGCTGCACGTGCCGGCCAACCGCCCGGTGCGTCTGCTCATCACGTCGCGTGACGTGCTCCACTCCTTCTTCGTGCCGGCCTTCCGCATCAAGATGGATGCGATTCCGGGCCGCTACACGCAGACCTGGTTCGAGGCCACCAAGCCCGGCACGTACCAGATTCTGTGCACCGAGTACTGCGGCCTGTCGCACTCCAAGATGCTGGGAGAGGTGGTCGTGCTCTCGGCCGAGGAGTGGGACGCGTGGGTGAAGGAGCAGCGCAAGGGCGCGCTGCAGAACCGCCAGGACGCACTGGCGGACCTGAGCCTCGAGCCGCACCCGGCCCGCATGGCGGAGCAGGGTCAGAAGGCCGCGGCCGAGGTGGGCTGCTTCAAGTGCCACACCGTCAATGGCGAGCCGCACATCGGGCCCACCTTCCTGGGCATGTATGGCCGCACGGAGACGCTGGACAACGGCCGCAACATCCGCGTGGACGAGGCGTGGATCACCCAGTCGATGATGGACCCGGGTGCCCACCTCGTGGCCGGCTACCCCAACGTCATGCCCACCTTCCAGGGCAAGCTGACGGGGCCCCAGACGGCGGCCATCGTCGAGTACATCAAGACCCTGCGCACTCCGGACATCCGCACCGGCGCTTCTCAAGGACCGACCTATGAGCCCATCCAGTAG
- a CDS encoding cbb3-type cytochrome c oxidase subunit I — protein MSPSSSIAAEPGAVPAPDEHHEHHPSYLVDGTTVKSWLLTLDHKRIGVMYLIWVLLFFLIGGIYALVVRLELLTPGPTIIDAMTYNRAFTMHGVVMIFLFMIPAIPGAFGNFMLPLMLGAKDVAFPRLNLLSLYLLLTGAVIAIWGMINGGMDTGWTFYTPYSTHTTTTVAPILFGAFIIGFSSIATGLNFIVTTHTMRAPGITWFKMPLFVWAMYATACIQVLATPVLGLVLLLVVGEHLFHFGIFDPAMGGDPVLFQHLFWFYSHPAVYIMVLPAFGVMSEVVAAFSRKNIFGYRAVAFSSLGIAFVGFFAWGHHMFVSGQSTFNAGVFAVLTMLVGVFTAIKVFNWVGTVYKGAVDFKTPFAYFCGFLYFTVFGGMTGVAFATASLDVPWHDTYFVVAHFHFIMVGATIMAFMAAIHYWFPKMFGKMYHEGWGLVSAALIILGFNATFIPQFLLGNAGMPRRYYEYPERFQTLNVASTAGASLLAFGFLISAIYLTYALVYGRRAASNPWRSKGYEWMTESPPPTHNFVGPQPTYPEEPHFYVEPKKAEVPDAV, from the coding sequence ATGAGCCCATCCAGTAGCATCGCAGCCGAGCCGGGCGCCGTGCCCGCGCCGGATGAGCATCACGAGCACCACCCGAGCTATCTGGTCGACGGCACCACGGTGAAGTCGTGGCTGCTGACGCTCGACCACAAGCGCATCGGGGTGATGTACCTCATCTGGGTCCTGCTCTTCTTCCTCATCGGCGGCATCTACGCGCTGGTGGTCCGGCTGGAGCTGCTGACTCCGGGCCCGACCATCATCGACGCGATGACGTACAACCGCGCCTTCACCATGCACGGCGTGGTGATGATCTTCCTGTTCATGATCCCGGCCATCCCGGGCGCCTTCGGCAACTTCATGCTGCCGCTGATGCTGGGCGCCAAGGACGTGGCCTTCCCGCGGCTGAACCTGCTGTCGCTCTACCTGCTGCTGACGGGCGCGGTCATCGCCATCTGGGGAATGATCAACGGCGGCATGGACACGGGCTGGACGTTCTACACCCCGTACAGCACGCACACGACGACGACGGTGGCGCCCATCCTCTTCGGCGCGTTCATCATCGGCTTCAGCTCCATCGCCACGGGCCTCAACTTCATCGTCACCACGCACACCATGCGCGCCCCGGGCATCACGTGGTTCAAGATGCCGCTGTTCGTGTGGGCCATGTACGCCACGGCGTGCATCCAGGTGCTGGCCACGCCGGTGCTCGGCCTGGTGCTGCTGCTGGTGGTGGGTGAGCACCTGTTCCACTTCGGCATCTTCGACCCGGCGATGGGCGGAGACCCGGTGCTCTTCCAGCACCTGTTCTGGTTCTACTCGCACCCCGCCGTGTACATCATGGTGCTGCCGGCCTTCGGCGTGATGTCCGAGGTGGTGGCCGCCTTCAGCCGCAAGAACATCTTCGGCTACCGCGCGGTGGCGTTCTCGTCGCTGGGCATCGCCTTCGTGGGCTTCTTCGCGTGGGGCCACCACATGTTCGTGTCCGGCCAGTCCACGTTCAACGCGGGCGTGTTCGCGGTGCTGACCATGCTGGTGGGCGTGTTCACCGCCATCAAGGTCTTCAACTGGGTGGGCACCGTCTACAAGGGCGCGGTCGACTTCAAGACGCCCTTCGCCTACTTCTGCGGCTTCCTCTACTTCACCGTGTTCGGCGGCATGACGGGCGTGGCCTTCGCCACGGCGTCGCTGGATGTGCCCTGGCACGACACCTACTTCGTGGTGGCGCACTTCCACTTCATCATGGTGGGCGCGACCATCATGGCCTTCATGGCCGCCATCCACTACTGGTTCCCGAAGATGTTCGGGAAGATGTACCACGAGGGGTGGGGCCTGGTGTCCGCGGCGCTCATCATCCTGGGCTTCAACGCGACGTTCATCCCGCAGTTCCTCCTGGGCAACGCGGGCATGCCGCGGCGCTACTACGAGTACCCGGAGCGCTTCCAGACGCTGAACGTGGCCTCCACGGCCGGCGCCTCGCTGCTCGCGTTCGGCTTCCTCATCAGCGCCATCTACCTGACGTACGCGCTGGTGTATGGCCGCCGCGCCGCCTCCAACCCGTGGCGCAGCAAGGGCTACGAGTGGATGACGGAGTCTCCGCCTCCGACGCACAACTTCGTGGGTCCGCAGCCCACGTACCCCGAGGAGCCCCACTTCTACGTGGAGCCCAAGAAGGCCGAGGTGCCCGATGCAGTCTAG
- a CDS encoding cytochrome c oxidase subunit 3 family protein — protein MQSSTATAGTAGVPYRPQVAAHFASLEVQNHAARLGMWLFLATEILLFAGLFVIYANYRFLFPEAFALASRELNLNMGTFNTLLLITSSFTAAMAVHYAKEAKNKQVVLMFVLTILMALGFLVVKYFEYSHKFHEHQLPGPYYAFPGLTLPGASAYFTIYFLSTGLHAFHVIIGMIVLGWVTLKAMRNEFSHYNYTAVELGSMYWHLVDLVWIFLFPMLYLI, from the coding sequence ATGCAGTCTAGTACCGCCACCGCCGGCACGGCCGGCGTGCCCTACCGGCCCCAGGTGGCCGCGCACTTCGCCTCGCTCGAGGTGCAGAACCACGCGGCCCGGCTCGGCATGTGGCTGTTCCTGGCCACGGAAATCCTGCTCTTCGCCGGCCTGTTCGTCATCTACGCGAACTACCGCTTCCTCTTCCCGGAGGCGTTCGCGCTGGCGAGCCGTGAGCTGAACCTCAACATGGGTACCTTCAATACCCTGCTGCTCATCACCTCCTCGTTCACCGCCGCCATGGCGGTGCACTACGCCAAGGAGGCGAAGAACAAGCAGGTGGTGCTCATGTTCGTGCTCACCATCCTCATGGCCCTGGGCTTCCTCGTGGTGAAGTACTTCGAGTACTCCCACAAGTTCCACGAGCACCAGCTCCCCGGCCCCTACTACGCCTTCCCGGGCCTCACCCTGCCGGGCGCCTCCGCCTACTTCACCATCTACTTCCTCTCGACGGGCCTGCATGCCTTCCACGTCATCATCGGCATGATCGTGCTGGGGTGGGTGACCCTCAAGGCGATGAGGAACGAGTTCAGCCACTACAACTACACGGCGGTCGAGCTGGGCAGCATGTACTGGCACCTGGTGGACCTGGTGTGGATCTTCCTCTTCCCCATGCTGTACCTCATTTAA
- a CDS encoding cytochrome C oxidase subunit IV family protein: MSAMANESFKEDREMRQEHHSGPGKYVAVWAALMVLTIVTVLTGKMHIETGALALALVIASVKGALVALYFMHLAEHQGASRVVFVTSMLFVVLMLLFTLFDIGTRFRPALPNAATPEEWPVQTRGQSGRYGGGLQAPGTNPK; this comes from the coding sequence ATGTCCGCCATGGCCAATGAGTCGTTCAAGGAAGACCGAGAGATGCGCCAGGAGCACCACTCCGGACCGGGGAAGTACGTCGCGGTCTGGGCGGCCCTGATGGTGCTCACCATCGTCACGGTGCTCACGGGCAAGATGCACATCGAGACGGGCGCACTGGCGCTCGCGCTGGTGATCGCCTCGGTGAAGGGCGCCCTCGTGGCGCTGTACTTCATGCACCTGGCCGAGCACCAGGGCGCCAGCCGCGTGGTGTTCGTCACCTCCATGCTGTTCGTGGTGCTGATGCTGCTCTTCACCCTCTTCGACATCGGCACCCGCTTCCGCCCCGCCCTGCCCAACGCCGCCACTCCCGAGGAGTGGCCCGTGCAGACCCGCGGCCAGTCCGGCCGCTACGGTGGGGGGCTGCAGGCCCCGGGTACCAACCCCAAGTAG